A portion of the Trachemys scripta elegans isolate TJP31775 chromosome 9, CAS_Tse_1.0, whole genome shotgun sequence genome contains these proteins:
- the DNAJB11 gene encoding dnaJ homolog subfamily B member 11: MAPRSLGRLCLLLLYLLGEASAGRDFYKILGVSRSASVKDIKKAYRKLALQLHPDRNPDDPRAQEKFQDLGAAYEVLSDEEKRKQYDTYGEEGLKDGHQGSHGDIFSHFFGDFGFMFGGSPRQQDRNIPRGSDIIVDLEVTLEEVYSGNFVEVVRNKPVARQAPGKRKCNCRQEMRTTQLGPGRFQMTQEVVCDECPNVKLVNEERTLEVEIEPGVRDGMEYPFIGEGEPHVDGEPGDLRFRIKVLKHPVFERRGDDLYTNITISLVEALIGFEIDIAHLDGHKVHVARDKITKPGAKLWKKGEGLPNFDNNNIKGSLIITFDVDFPKEQLTDEQREGLKQLLKQGSVQKVYNGLQGY, translated from the exons ATGGCCCCTCGCTCTCTCGGCCgtctctgcctgctgctgctctacCTCCTCGGGGAGGCCAGCGCCGG GAGGGATTTCTATAAGATTCTGGGGGTGTCCCGCAGTGCATCAGTAAAAGACATTAAAAAGGCCTATCGGAAACTGGCTTTGCAGCTTCATCCGGACCGAAACCCTGACGATCCGAGAGCACAAGAAAAGTTCCAGGATCTGGGTGCCGCCTATGAG GTGCTCTCAGACGAGGAGAAGAGAAAACAGTACGATACATATGGTGAGGAGGGATTGAAGGATGGTCACCAGGGTTCCCATGGAGACATCTTCTCACA CTTCTTTGGGGACTTTGGTTTCATGTTTGGAGGAAGTCCTCGTCAGCAAGACAGGAATATTCCACGAGGAAGTGACATCATTGTGGACCTGGAAGTTACACTGGAGGAAGTGTATTCAGGAAACTTTGTGGAA GTTGTTAGGAACAAGCCAGTAGCCAGGCAGGCTCCTGGCAAACGGAAATGCAACTGCCGGCAGGAGATGAGGACTACCCAGCTAGGCCCTGGGCGTTTCCAGATGACTCAAGAAGTTGTCTGTGATGAGTGTCCCAATGTCAA GCTTGTGAATGAAGAGCGAACACTAGAGGTAGAGATAGAGCCAGGCGTGAGGGATGGCATGGAGTACCCCTTCATCGGGGAAG GTGAACCCCATGTAGACGGGGAGCCAGGTGACTTACGCTTCCGAATAAAAGTTCTCAA GCACCCAGTCTTCGAAAGAAGAGGAGATGATTTGTATACAAACATCACTATCTCGCTGGTCGAGGCACTGATAGGCTTTGAAATTGATATTGCCCATTTAGATGGGCACAAG GTTCATGTTGCCCGGGATAAAATCACAAAACCTGGGGCCAAACTGTGGAAAAAAGGAGAAGGTCTTCCAAACTTCGATAACAACAACATCAAAGGCTCACTAATCATTACTTTTGATGTGGACTTCCCCAAAGAGCAGCTGACAGACGAACAGCGGGAAG GTCTCAAACAGCTGTTGAAACAAGGATCTGTGCAGAAGGTGTACAATGGACTGCAGGGATACTAA